In a genomic window of Rhodovulum sp. P5:
- a CDS encoding ETC complex I subunit, producing MRARIYQPAKTAMQSGMAKTEHWVLEFAPASARDIDPLMGWTGSTDTQAQVRMKFDTREAAEDYARRHGIEATVLHPKKRKHNVRPTGYAENFAPSRRGAWTH from the coding sequence ATGCGTGCGCGTATCTATCAACCGGCCAAGACCGCGATGCAGTCGGGCATGGCAAAGACCGAACATTGGGTGCTGGAATTCGCGCCGGCCTCGGCCCGCGACATCGACCCGCTTATGGGCTGGACGGGGTCGACCGACACCCAGGCCCAGGTGCGCATGAAATTCGACACCCGCGAAGCCGCCGAAGACTATGCCCGCCGCCACGGGATCGAAGCCACCGTGCTGCACCCCAAGAAGCGCAAGCACAATGTCCGCCCCACGGGATATGCGGAGAATTTCGCGCCCAGCCGCAGGGGGGCGTGGACCCACTGA